TGAAGCGGTTTGAATCCATACCTACATTAATAGTAGATATAATAACATTTGTCAAATTACAAATATGTAACACCTAAAGGCATATTGGCGTTTATATCAGAAACCCCGTTATTTTAGCCGGTAGCCTTTTTCTATAACTGTTTCAATACTATCATCGTTCGTCTTTATACCCAGTTTTACTCTTACCCTGCGTACAAGGATCTCCAAGCACCTGGTTTTCTTACCTATACTTTCTTCGCAGTTAAACAACGATTTGTATAACTCAGTTCGTGACACAACCTCGCCGTAGTTGTTTAACAGCAAGTGGATAAACTTAAACTCTTTCAGTGTAAGCTCTATAAACCTATCACCTATCTTTACACCCAACGGCATCGCGCTTAGTTCATACCCGCCGCGTTTGTAGGTCAACATTACACCTTGTTTTCCACGGGTAACAGCTTTGTTTACCCGAGAAAGGACAACATCGGCGTCAGTACCTTTAACGATATAATCTTCCGCGCCG
This portion of the Elusimicrobiota bacterium genome encodes:
- a CDS encoding response regulator transcription factor, producing AEQYKPDTIILDVNLPDTDGWELCRRLKQNPVTENIPVVLYTGKAVSPEEQVRGLDAGAEDYIVKGTDADVVLSRVNKAVTRGKQGVMLTYKRGGYELSAMPLGVKIGDRFIELTLKEFKFIHLLLNNYGEVVSRTELYKSLFNCEESIGKKTRCLEILVRRVRVKLGIKTNDDSIETVIEKGYRLK